The proteins below come from a single Chryseobacterium nepalense genomic window:
- a CDS encoding T9SS type A sorting domain-containing protein has translation MKSTLLSTLCGLFVSMLTFGQTSTEQFETESNGSSSFTDNGVIFNILSVVNSYKVSGANPTAGWNGTSIDNRFIDNSGTGNQSAGTAFSIKTTSNLFKVNRFWVSAAAANGTLGVAGTITVTGKLSGVTKFTQTKTTGFNGTTAVTNGYTLIDMTNLNGQNYSNIVIDQLQITAGGNFQYLKFDAFTWVKDSGIVLAANEVKSSKKETNIYPNPTSGPLTIKAAENTKFDIYSEAGQLVKTIEAKKGTNQADITELPRGVYMVKSASEAYKIIKQ, from the coding sequence ATGAAAAGTACTTTACTTTCTACCCTTTGCGGTCTGTTTGTTTCAATGCTTACATTTGGGCAAACCAGTACAGAACAATTTGAAACAGAATCCAATGGGAGCTCAAGCTTCACGGATAACGGAGTAATCTTCAATATCCTGTCTGTTGTAAACAGCTATAAGGTATCTGGCGCTAATCCTACTGCAGGATGGAACGGAACTTCTATCGACAACAGGTTTATTGATAATTCAGGAACGGGAAACCAGTCGGCGGGAACAGCATTCAGTATCAAAACAACTTCAAACCTTTTTAAGGTAAACAGATTCTGGGTTTCTGCAGCAGCTGCAAACGGCACATTGGGTGTAGCCGGTACAATTACCGTTACAGGAAAATTGTCTGGAGTAACGAAATTTACACAGACTAAAACCACTGGTTTTAACGGAACAACGGCTGTTACCAATGGTTACACATTAATTGACATGACCAACCTTAACGGCCAAAATTACAGCAATATTGTAATTGACCAACTGCAAATTACTGCCGGAGGAAACTTCCAGTATCTTAAATTTGATGCTTTCACATGGGTGAAAGACAGCGGAATTGTGTTGGCTGCCAATGAAGTAAAATCTTCTAAAAAAGAAACAAACATCTATCCAAATCCAACAAGCGGTCCCCTAACAATTAAAGCTGCTGAGAATACAAAGTTTGATATTTACAGCGAAGCCGGACAACTGGTAAAAACAATCGAAGCGAAAAAAGGCACAAACCAGGCAGATATCACAGAACTACCAAGAGGAGTTTATATGGTAAAATCTGCTTCAGAAGCTTACAAAATCATTAAACAATAA
- a CDS encoding enoyl-CoA hydratase/isomerase family protein: protein MSEFVVSELKNHIAEITFGTPKSNSLPGAILEKLAQTILEEGTKEEVKAILIKSEGSKAFCAGASFDELLEIEELEKSTRFFGGFAKVLNAMRNCGKIVVVRVQGKTTGGGVGIACGADYCFAVKDAALALTEINLGIGPFVIGPYVERKIGKSQFSAMAIDADFRSAEWALQHNIYHSVSETIEEMDAKLESFLQTLASRSSDALALIKKVSWEGTDHFNELMPARIHMSASLILEDSAKKNIESIKESLRAK from the coding sequence ATGAGCGAATTTGTAGTATCTGAACTTAAAAACCATATTGCTGAAATTACTTTCGGGACCCCGAAAAGCAACTCCCTTCCGGGGGCAATTCTTGAAAAACTGGCACAAACCATTCTTGAGGAAGGAACAAAAGAGGAAGTAAAAGCCATCCTTATTAAAAGTGAAGGCAGCAAAGCATTCTGTGCAGGAGCAAGTTTTGATGAATTGCTGGAAATTGAAGAACTGGAAAAATCCACCAGGTTTTTCGGAGGTTTTGCAAAAGTTCTGAATGCAATGCGAAACTGCGGAAAAATCGTAGTGGTAAGAGTACAGGGTAAAACTACAGGAGGAGGAGTGGGTATTGCCTGCGGAGCCGATTATTGTTTTGCTGTAAAGGATGCTGCCTTAGCTCTAACGGAAATCAATTTAGGAATCGGACCTTTCGTAATCGGACCTTATGTAGAAAGAAAAATAGGAAAGTCGCAATTTTCGGCAATGGCTATTGATGCAGATTTCAGATCGGCAGAATGGGCACTACAGCATAATATTTATCATTCCGTTTCAGAAACCATTGAAGAAATGGATGCTAAACTGGAGAGCTTCCTCCAGACTCTTGCTTCAAGAAGCAGTGATGCATTAGCTTTGATTAAAAAAGTTTCGTGGGAAGGAACCGATCATTTTAATGAGCTGATGCCGGCAAGAATTCACATGAGTGCTAGTTTGATCCTTGAAGATTCTGCAAAGAAAAATATTGAATCTATTAAGGAAAGCCTGAGAGCGAAATAG
- a CDS encoding winged helix-turn-helix domain-containing protein — MIKINQLNKEFESRVRLGIMSVLMVNDWVDFSEMKSLLEITDGNLASHSNALEKSGYIEVKKEFVGKKPKTSYRVTQNGREAFTEHINALEKLLGK, encoded by the coding sequence ATGATAAAAATAAATCAACTCAATAAAGAATTTGAAAGCCGTGTAAGATTGGGCATTATGTCTGTTCTTATGGTTAACGACTGGGTTGATTTCTCCGAGATGAAAAGCCTGCTTGAAATTACGGATGGCAACCTGGCAAGCCACAGCAATGCGCTTGAAAAGTCAGGTTATATAGAAGTAAAAAAAGAATTCGTCGGAAAGAAACCGAAAACTTCCTATCGTGTTACCCAGAATGGAAGGGAAGCCTTTACCGAACACATTAATGCTTTGGAAAAATTACTGGGAAAATAA
- a CDS encoding ubiquinone biosynthesis protein COQ4 — protein sequence MKKIRVQFLLFVYNKTQKLYRKYFKKKKRQWQFTEKQLLEFQEDSLGRKLGEFYQNHGFSMIPKMENHDVHHLITGCGTNFEDEIAMQFLLLGNGKLNAHLLAAIVLGSIILPEYYKIYIKAYKKGQNMRPFHQWDFEALLWQNFEHLKDFIQQKNTTVLH from the coding sequence ATGAAAAAAATACGCGTACAATTTCTTCTGTTCGTCTACAATAAAACCCAGAAACTCTACAGGAAATATTTTAAGAAAAAGAAAAGGCAGTGGCAGTTTACCGAAAAGCAGCTGCTGGAATTTCAGGAAGATTCTCTGGGCCGAAAGTTGGGCGAGTTTTATCAAAACCACGGTTTTTCTATGATCCCGAAAATGGAAAACCACGACGTTCATCACCTGATTACTGGCTGCGGAACCAATTTCGAGGATGAAATCGCCATGCAGTTCCTGTTGTTGGGAAACGGAAAGCTGAATGCCCATCTTTTGGCGGCTATTGTTTTGGGAAGCATCATCTTACCGGAATATTATAAAATTTACATCAAAGCGTATAAAAAAGGACAAAACATGCGCCCTTTTCACCAGTGGGATTTCGAGGCACTGCTCTGGCAGAATTTTGAGCACCTGAAAGATTTTATCCAACAGAAA